One part of the uncultured Bacteroides sp. genome encodes these proteins:
- the prfB gene encoding peptide chain release factor 2 (programmed frameshift) yields the protein MITIEQLKDVKERTDALRRYLDIDNKLIQVEEEQLRTQAPGFWDDAKAAEAQMKKVKGIQGWIEGYNEMKTLADELELAFDFYKDELVTEAEVDENYAKAVEMLENLELKNMLREEADQLGCVLKINSGAGGTESQDWASMLMRMYMRWAEANNYKLTINNILDGDEAGIKTVTMQVEGDYAYGYLKGENGVHRLVRVSPFNAQGKRMTSFASVFVTPLVDDSIEIEINPADYTWDTFRSGGAGGQNVNKVETGVRIRYNYKDPDTGETREILIENTESRSQLDNRENAMRLLRSQLYDIALQKKMALQAKVEAGKKKIEWGSQIRSYVFDDRRVKDHRTNFQTSDVGGVMDGKIDGFIKAYLMEFASESEE from the exons ATGATAACAATCGAACAACTTAAAGACGTGAAAGAGCGCACTGATGCGCTGAGGAGGTACCTT GACATCGACAATAAACTAATTCAGGTCGAAGAAGAGCAATTGAGAACTCAGGCTCCCGGATTCTGGGATGATGCAAAAGCAGCCGAGGCTCAAATGAAGAAAGTAAAAGGAATCCAGGGATGGATTGAGGGATACAATGAAATGAAAACTCTGGCTGACGAGTTGGAACTGGCTTTTGACTTTTACAAAGACGAACTGGTTACTGAAGCTGAAGTTGATGAAAATTATGCCAAAGCTGTGGAAATGCTTGAAAATCTCGAGCTTAAAAATATGCTTCGTGAAGAAGCTGATCAGCTGGGATGCGTTTTAAAGATTAACTCGGGTGCTGGTGGTACGGAAAGTCAGGACTGGGCTTCTATGCTGATGCGTATGTATATGCGGTGGGCAGAAGCAAATAACTATAAACTGACTATCAATAACATTCTTGATGGGGATGAAGCCGGAATAAAAACGGTTACCATGCAGGTGGAAGGTGATTATGCTTATGGATATCTGAAGGGAGAAAATGGTGTTCACCGACTGGTGCGTGTATCGCCTTTCAATGCCCAGGGAAAACGAATGACTTCATTTGCTTCGGTCTTTGTTACGCCTTTAGTTGATGATTCCATCGAAATAGAAATTAATCCGGCTGATTATACCTGGGACACATTCCGTTCGGGTGGTGCCGGTGGACAGAACGTAAATAAGGTTGAAACGGGTGTTCGTATCCGCTATAACTACAAAGATCCGGATACAGGTGAAACACGTGAAATCCTGATTGAAAATACGGAAAGTCGTTCTCAGCTGGATAACCGTGAGAATGCAATGAGATTGCTTCGTTCACAGTTGTATGACATTGCTCTTCAGAAGAAGATGGCTTTACAGGCTAAAGTTGAAGCCGGAAAGAAGAAGATAGAATGGGGATCACAGATTCGTAGTTATGTATTTGATGACCGCCGGGTGAAGGATCACCGCACAAACTTCCAGACTTCGGATGTAGGAGGAGTGATGGATGGCAAAATAGATGGCTTTATCAAAGCATATCTGATGGAATTTGCCAGTGAATCGGAAGAATAA